The following proteins come from a genomic window of Nicotiana tomentosiformis chromosome 12, ASM39032v3, whole genome shotgun sequence:
- the LOC138903121 gene encoding uncharacterized protein, with product MQFNSLAKYAPLIVAEMSHRVHRFVGGLGPHLINECTTASLSPSMDIARIQAYAQSLEDWKRVSVMTESPIPVRVRIPEGIAHSIVKPGHIICFCPARNVDSVIPPTGSVEASSSTAHPREQGIQLPMGRGRGRRRMSSPNGQQQNCIYALSGRQNLESSPDMVVGILSVFSLNVYALIDPGSTLSYISPFVASSCGKKPELLRQLFEVSTPVGESVVVRRVYRGCDVMIHNRHTLADLNRLEMIEFDVIMGIDWLASCYATVDCWKKDVRFNFLGEPVIEWKGNVATPKWMFISYLKA from the exons ATGCAATTTAACTCCTTGGCCAAGTATGCTCCTTTGATTGTAGCGGAGATGAGTCATAGAGTGCATCGATTTGTGGGTGGACTAGGACCACATTTGATTAATGAATGCACCACTGCTTCCCTGAGTCCGAGCATGGACATTGCTCGTATACAAGCCTATGCGCAGAGCTTAGAGGATTGGAAAAG GGTTAGTGTCATGACCGAATCACCTATTCCGGTCAGGGTCAGAATTCCTGAGGGTATAGCTCACAGCATAGTGAAG CCCGGTCACATCATATGCTTTTGCCCAGCAAGGAATGTGGATTCTGTGATACCACCAACGGGATCTGTAGAAGCTTCTTCATCGACAGCGCACCCTCGTGAGCAAGGTATACAATTGCCGATGGGAAGGGGTAGAGGCAGAAGAAGAATGTCTAGCCCAAATGGGCAGCAACAGAATTGCATCTATGCATTGTCAGGTCGTCAGAATTTAGAGTCATCACCCGACATGGTCGTAGGTATACTGTCCGTATTCTCCCTTAATGTGTATGCTTTGATAGATCCAGGATCCACTTTATCGTACATTTCCCCATTTGTTGCTAGTAGTTGTGGTAAGAAACCAGAATTGTTACGTCAACTATTCGAAGTGTCCACACCCGTGGGCGAATCCGTGGTAGTTAGGCGGGTGTATCGAGGTTGTGATGTGATGATTCATAATCGTCATACCTTGGCTGATTTGAATAGATTAGAAATGATAGAGTTTGATGTCATCATGGGCATAGACTGGTTGGCCTCTTGCTATGCTACCGTGGATTGTTGGAAGAAAGATGTTCGCTTCAACTTTCTGGGAGAACCTGTTATCGAATGGAAGGGCAATGTTGCAACGCCAAAATGgatgtttatttcttaccttaaggcctaG